TTGTGGCTTCAAACATAGCGAGTTACAGGGACTTTACCATTTCAATAACTCTGCTTCTGATATTCAACGCCATATACTCGCGCATGATCTGCTCTACTTTTCAAATAAAAACTGAAGGCATTGTTGATGAAAACATAAGAACAGAAATGAACTTCGGCAAAGCCAGGAAAATATGGATTTATAACAACCTGTCTTTTGCTATTATCCTCACGGCACTGCTCTCCTTCCAGCCCCCATTCGCTTTATTACAAACGAGTACCGCACTACTTCTGCTTGCAAATTCAGTGCTTGATATTTTTCTTTTGAACAATGTTTACCTACCCGATTACAAACGCATGAATCAGACACCGACCGACGGATCCAGCTGAGTCTCTGCGCCCTCCCTGCCCCTGACGCTCTCCTCTTCCATCAAACGACGCCGAACATATTAGACGGCCCTAGAAAATCAAAAAATCAGCACTCGTACCCCCCCACAGCCGTAAAAGAAAAATACTCATAATGGTTTATCATTCCAGATAACTGAAGCAACATTGATTTATCCAATCCGGAACCTTTGATAAAGTAGAAAGCAAAGCGTCAAGTTGGATCAAAGCCTTCACACACGCACTCTACTAGAGGTTAGAATGAAAAGAGCTATAACTCTGCTGGGCAGCTTGTCGCTACTCCTGATCATCGCCAGTGCGATCTTTATTGTGATTAATCGAGTACCAGATCGCCCGGTTGAAGCATTAACAGCACGCTGGGCTCAACCCCCCTCACAGTTTGTCGAAATAAACGGCCTGAAAATTCATCTGCGAGACGAAGGTCCTCGGAATGACCCCACCCCCATCCTGTTGCTGCATGGCACCAGCTCGTCACTGCACACCTGGAATGGTTGGAGCAAAGAGCTCAACGAGCAACGCCGAGTCATTCGTTTCGATATGCCAGGGTTTGGCCTCACTGGCCCTTCTCCCGACAATGTCTATACCATCGAGCGCTACGCTCAGACAGTCATCGCCGTGCTGGATCAGCTGAATATCGAACGCTCCGTATTGGCAGGTAACTCTCTGGGGGGATACGTGGCCTGGGCCACGGCGCTGTTTTATCCCGAACGGGTCGAGCAACTGGTATTGGTCGATGCCAGCGGCTATCCCTTTAAAGCCGAATCCATTCCCATCGGATTCAGAATTGCCAACACCCCCATTTTGAACACGCTTATGGAGGATGTAATGCCCCGCTCTATGGTGAAAAGCAGCCTCGAAAATGTGTACGGTAACCCGACACTGGTCACTTCTGAGCTGGTTGACCGCTACTTTGATCTGATGACGCGCAGCGGTAACCGTAAAGCCCTGGTTGAACGCTTTCGGCAAACACAACCGGGTCAACTGGCGGACCGGGTTCCCGAACTCAAACAACCCACCTTGATACTATGGGGTAAGCTGGATCGTCTTATTCCCCCCGACAATGCTGACCGCTTCCATCAGGACATCTCTGGCAGTACGTTAGTCCTCTTCGAAGATCTCGGGCATGTGCCCCAGGAAGAAGACCCTGTAGCGACTGTGTCGGCACTCAAACGTTTTCTGTCAACGCCCAAGACAATTGCCCTGCCACCACCTGAACAACCTGCGAGCCAGTGAATCCATGCCGTTGAACACCTTCATACATTCGACACTCTGCGCCCTGCTGTTTCTTATGCCAACCTTGGCTACAGCAACCCAGGTCCAGAACGACTTCAATACCGAACTCTATTTTTGTCTAGCCACCGACACCTATGTATCGGCTCCCCGAAAATGTTCTGGATACAGCAAAAAAGAAGATAATTCGGCGATTGTAGCAAGCGTACCCTGGTCAACGGTTGAGCAGGCTACCAATATCGGTTTGTCACCGGACTGGTTAACCATTGGCGATGTTGAATATTTTGTTCCGTCCTGCACCTATGAAGAGGGGGCCAGCTGCCACTGCAACGGCAAACGCCATGGCTATTCAAACGTCGACCGGCATATCCCCGCACTGATTCTGGAGTTAATTGAAGATCAACGCTCCTTTCGTAGCGTCCAGAATCGCGTCGCCCAATTTCGGAGCGAGGGTAAAGATTTCCCGGCTCTGGTTGAAAACTTGAAAGAAAACGCTTGTCGCCAATTGGCAGACATCAGGGTGTATCAAGAGCGCTATGACATCACATTAACCGCGCTGATTGAGGAGTACAAAGGGGTTCGTCTTCAGGTAATGCATATTGAGCAGCAACAGAAAAACTGCTTACACGACCTGTCGCCCACCACTCAAGCATACATCAATAATGGAGGGTGGACCTCTGACAAGGCCATCATCAAAGAACACAAGAACTATCAAAAGTGTCTGGATCAATTCAAAGGGGACAAAAGAAATTTAGGGCGTAAGGATCGAAGCTTACGTAATGAAGTAGCCCGCTGGTTAACGTTAATCACGCACTTCCCTATCGCCCTGGAGCATACTATTGGCGAAGAATATATTCCGAAGCTGAAGCCATACCATTAGATAAAGCTTAGAAGGTTATGGCAAATACGTCCCTACCAGGCTATCTCTTCACCCGCATAACTGAAGAACTTGCCCGTATCTTTCGGCCCTTTGGCATTCAACAAGCTGAGTATTTTTTGCGCTACATAATCCGGAGTAAATAACTGCTCAGGCGGCACATTTTTCTGGAATGGTTGGGAAAGTCGGGTATCGGTTGTGCCTGGATGAAACGCAAAAACACAACAACCAGGTAACTTATGCTTCCACTCAATACTGATGGTCTTGATTGCCATATTCAGTGCAGCTTTAGAACATCGATAACTAATCCAGCCTCCAACCCTGTTATCTTCTATGCTGCCAATCCGGGCCGAGATTGAGACAAAGTATGTGTGTCTCC
This is a stretch of genomic DNA from Aestuariirhabdus haliotis. It encodes these proteins:
- a CDS encoding alpha/beta fold hydrolase, translated to MKRAITLLGSLSLLLIIASAIFIVINRVPDRPVEALTARWAQPPSQFVEINGLKIHLRDEGPRNDPTPILLLHGTSSSLHTWNGWSKELNEQRRVIRFDMPGFGLTGPSPDNVYTIERYAQTVIAVLDQLNIERSVLAGNSLGGYVAWATALFYPERVEQLVLVDASGYPFKAESIPIGFRIANTPILNTLMEDVMPRSMVKSSLENVYGNPTLVTSELVDRYFDLMTRSGNRKALVERFRQTQPGQLADRVPELKQPTLILWGKLDRLIPPDNADRFHQDISGSTLVLFEDLGHVPQEEDPVATVSALKRFLSTPKTIALPPPEQPASQ